A window of Planctomycetaceae bacterium contains these coding sequences:
- the folD gene encoding bifunctional methylenetetrahydrofolate dehydrogenase/methenyltetrahydrofolate cyclohydrolase FolD: protein MSARMIDGKKISQVVKDEVAVEAAAFIESTGVIPTLAAVLVGNDPASQVYVRNKERACQKAGLGSVLHRLPDTTTQQELLSLVEQLNDDTSVHGILVQLPLPGHLDETLILDAILPSKDVDGFHPENVGLMLQGRPRFLPCTPHGVMKMLEYEGVETSGAHAVVIGRSDIVGKPMAALLLQKGTDATVTICHSRTRDIASITRQADILIAAVGIPEFVKGNMVKPGAVVIDVGINRVQDRLVGDVEFEAAAAIASAITPVPGGVGPMTIAMLLRNTLIAAIQLTVGG, encoded by the coding sequence ATGTCCGCAAGAATGATTGATGGAAAAAAGATATCGCAGGTGGTGAAGGATGAAGTGGCCGTTGAGGCTGCCGCTTTTATTGAATCAACCGGCGTGATTCCGACACTGGCAGCAGTTCTTGTGGGTAACGATCCCGCCAGCCAGGTCTACGTGCGAAACAAGGAACGAGCATGCCAGAAAGCGGGTTTAGGCAGCGTCCTTCATCGTTTGCCGGACACCACCACTCAGCAGGAGTTATTGTCTCTGGTTGAGCAACTGAATGACGACACCTCGGTGCACGGAATTCTGGTGCAGCTGCCACTGCCCGGACATCTGGATGAAACTCTGATCCTGGACGCCATCCTGCCTTCCAAAGATGTCGACGGGTTTCACCCGGAGAATGTCGGTCTGATGCTTCAGGGACGCCCTCGATTCCTTCCCTGCACTCCCCATGGTGTGATGAAGATGCTGGAGTATGAAGGCGTTGAAACCAGTGGCGCTCACGCTGTCGTGATCGGCCGCAGTGATATTGTCGGCAAACCAATGGCCGCCCTGCTTCTGCAGAAAGGTACAGACGCGACTGTGACAATCTGCCACAGTCGAACACGTGACATCGCCTCTATCACTCGGCAGGCAGATATTCTTATTGCGGCGGTAGGTATCCCGGAATTCGTGAAGGGCAACATGGTGAAACCCGGGGCAGTGGTGATTGATGTCGGAATCAACCGCGTTCAGGACCGTCTGGTGGGCGATGTCGAATTTGAAGCGGCCGCTGCAATTGCTTCGGCGATCACACCCGTTCCTGGTGGCGTTGGGCCGATGACTATTGCAATGCTGCTGAGAAATACGCTGATAGCTGCAATACAATTGACCGTCGGCGGATAG